A stretch of DNA from Chrysiogenia bacterium:
GGCCGTCACCATGGGCTGGCTGGCACTCACCCTGCCCACCGCGCTGGCCTATTACTTCTCGGGCGAGTTCGCGGGCTTTGCCGAGTGTTTCTTCGAGTCCATGTCGGGCTTTACAACCACCGGCGCCACGGTGCTCACCGACATCGAGTCCCTGCCCCCCTCGGTCGTCTTCCAGCGATCTTTCTCCCACTGGATCGGCGGCATGGGAATCATTGTCCTCTCGGTAGCCGTTCTCCCAGAACTGGGCGTGGGCGGCATGCAGCTCTTCAGCGCCGAGTCGAGCGGCATCGACTCCGACAAGCTCGCCCCGCGCATCCGAAGCACCGCCCGCCGGCTCTGGACGATCTATGTGGGAATGACAGCCATCGAGCTGGTGCTGCTCCTCCTTGGCGGCATGACCCTTTTCGAGGCGATCCTCCACGCCTTCGGCACAACCGCAACCGGCGGTTTCTCCAGCCGCAACGCTTCGGTTGGCGCCTTCGACAGCGCCTACATCGACGGCGTGATTACGCTCTTCATGTTTCTTTCGGGAATGAGCTTTGCGCTGCAGTATCGCGCCTTTGTCGGGATGCGCCCGATGCGACTGGTGCGCTCGCCCGAGGTGCGCTGGTACACCTACATCACGGCGGCCGCCATCGCGATCGTCACCTGGAACCTGCTCGACCAGGATGTGTACGAAAGTCTCAGCCAGGCGTTTCGTTATGCGAGCTTCCAGGTCGTTTCCATCATCACGACGACCGGATACGGCACCGCCGACTTCGACCAATGGCCCGATGCATCGCGCCTGTTACTGGTGCTCCTCATGCTGATCGGCGGCTGTGCGGGATCGACGGCAGGCGGCTCGAAAGTCGTGCGCCTCTACGTGGTGGTCAAGCACGCGGGCGCGCAGTTAAAGCGCCTCGTTCGCCCGCGCATCGTGGTTCCCATCCAACTTGGACGCCGCGAGGTAACCCGCGAGACTGTCGAGGGGATCCTCGGCTTCTACCTGCTCTACATGGGGGCCCTTCTGAGCGGCGGGCTCGTCATGACGATTCTGGGCATGGACCTGGTCAGCGGCTTTACCGCCGCAGCCAGCGCGCTCAACTCCATCGGCCCGGGCCTTGGCACCGTCGGCGCGGCGCGAAACTTCGCCGAGGTTCACCCGGCGGGCATGTACCTGCTTTCGTTTGGCATGCTGCTCGGACGCCTGGAGATCTATACCGTGCTGGTGCTCTTCTCCCCGCACTTCTGGCGAAAGGGCTGAGCCATGGCCCGTCCCGCCGATAAAGCAACGGATACGGCCTTCGAGCCGCGCGTTTTCGATGAGCAGGCCATCCAGAGTCCCGGCGGCAGCAACTACCGCCTGCAGGTGGGCGAGTACTGGACCGCGCGCCAGCGCCAGATGCACCCGCTCCACTACGCGGTCTCCTACCGGGCGAGTTTCAAGCCAGAGCTGCCCGACTACTTTATCCGGCGATACACCAGGCCCGGCGAGATCGTCTTCGATCCCTTTTCCGGGCGCGGCACGACGGCGCTGCAGGCCAACCTTCTGGGGCGCGTTGCCTGGTCAGCGGATGTGAGCCCGCTGGCAGAGCGCCTGGTCTACCCCAAGACGCACCCGGTGAGCTTTGCGCAGATCGAGGAGAGGCTCTCGCAGATCGACTTCGAAGGAGAAGACCCCGCCTCCGATCGCGCGCGGCTCAAGCCCTTCTACCACGCACAAACCCGGCGTGAGCTCCATGCGCTTCGCGCATATCTGAGTAGCCAGCGCGACGACGTCGACCGCTTCATCGAGCTCATCGCCCTCTCGCGCCTGCACGGGCACTCGGCCGGGTTCTTCTCGCGCTACTCTTTCCCGCAGATTTCGGTGAGCCCCAGAGCGCAGGAGCGCATCAACAGGACCCACGACAAGACCGCGTCGTACCGCTGCGTTCCAAAACTGATTTCACGCAAGGCAAAGCGGACCCTCGGCGACGAATCGGCGCTGGAGATCCGCAAGGTGAGCGCGAAGAACCGCCACTGGGTCGCCGACGTGCGTGATCTCACGGATCTTCCCGCCGGTAAGGTGAGCCTCATCGTCACCTCGCCCCCGTTCCTGAACAAGGCCGACTACATCCAGGACAACTGGCTCGAGAACTGGTTCCTTGGAATCGAGCCGGAGAGCTACAGCAAGGGCGTGGTGCAGACCCACGATCTGCCCACCTGGGAGACTTTCATCCGCGGGGCGCTCTTCTCCATGCACCGCGCGCTCAAATCCGGCGGTCACGCCGTCATCGAAGTGGGCGAAGTGGTCAGTCGCAAGGAGCTCGTCCACCTCGACGAGCGGGTTGTCGCTATGGCGGAGAGCCTTGCCGGTGATGGTCAGAAGTGGGACGTGCGCGAAGTGCTCATCCAGCAGCAGGAGTTCACCAAGCTGGCGAACTGCTTTGCCGTCGACAACAACAAAAAAGGCACAAACACCAACCGGATGGTGGTGCTGCGGAAGGTCTGATTATTTCAGGCCGCGCGCCTTTGCACGCTCGAGAATTTCGCCGGCCACCTGGGTGCGGCCGAGTTCCCGCAACAAACGAACATAGTGCTGGACGACCTGCCCGTAGCGCGGATCATCGGCTGGCAGCTTTGCCTCAGCGATGTCGTAGGCGCGGCCGATGAGAAGCTGCGCCTGGGAGAGCTCGTTACGCACCACGAGAATCGCCGCCCAGCCGAGCAGCGGGCGAATGAGTTCCTCGTGCACGTCGCCGAAGTCTTTCTCACGCAGGGCAAAGGCCTGGCGGAAGAGCGACTCGGATTCGTCGTAGCGTTTGCGCTCAAGCAGGAACTGGGCGTGGGCGAGCATGGGGCGCGAGACTTCGTGGTGAGCCTCGCCGAAGACGTCGGCGGCCTTCTCGGTGGCCTGCACGAAGAGCGGTTCGGCTTCCTCATCCCTGCCCTGCCCGGCGTAGGCGCGGGCCGTTGCGGTCAGGATTTTCGAGTAACCGATGTCGGCGGGGTCGAGCACGGCCTCGGCGGCGGCCATGGCCTTGCCGCAGACCACCTCGGCCCGCACGAAGTCGCGGTTCTCAAAGGCCTCTTCGGCCTCGTCCAGCAATTGCTTCCAGCTCTGATCGCTCACGCCGCTGTGTTCTCCGGAGTTCTCTGTTCAACAAACCGTATCGCGCGTCCGCGCCCTTGGCCAGCGCGGCGCCTATTTTCCAAGGGCCAGACTCGCCGCCCCCAGCAGCCCCGCATCGTCGCCCAGCTCTGCCAGTTCCAGGTGCAGGCGGCTTCCCGGATACCGGAAGGCCCGGGCCTTCGCCGCGCGCCTGAGCTCGGGCAGGAAGAAACGCCCCGCGCCGGCGACCTTGCCACCAATCACCACGCGGTCGATGGAGAGCGCGTTCACCAGCCCGCCGATGGACTCGCCGAGCGCCCAGCCAGCGCGCTTCCAGATGGCGCGGGCCTGCGCGTCGCCTGCCACAGCTGCCTCGAATACCTCGCGAGCAGTGCGGGCGGTTTTCCCGTCCAGTTTGATCGGCTTTCCCGCGCGCGCGGCCTTGCGCGCCGCGCGCTCGATTCCGGTTGCCGACGAGATTGTTTCCAGACACCCACGCGCGCCGCAGTTGCAGCGCTCGCCGGCGGGATCGACGAGCATGTGACCGAGCTCGCCGGCCATTCCGGACGGGCCGTTCCAGAGCTTTCCATCGAGCACCAGCGCCCCACCCACACCCGTGCCCAGCCAGTAGGCGACCACCGTCTGCGCGCCTTTGGCGGCGCCGAGCCAGCGCTCGCCAAGCAGCGCGGCATCCACATCGTTGGCGAGCAGCACCTTTGTCCCAAGCGCCTCTTCGAGCCGGGGACCCAGGGCGAAGTTCTTCCATTTGGGGAACTGGGGCGACTGGGTGACGATGCCGCGCGCGGCATCGATACCGCCGGCAACGCCGATCCCGATGCGCGGCATGTGCTGGAGACCGGCATCGGCCACCAGTCCGCGCGCCGCGCTCCCAAAAAGCGCGATCATCCCCGCCGGGCTCTGCCCGTCGGCAGAAGAGACCTCCACGCGCGAGATCAACCGGCCGCGCGCGCTGATAAGTGCGCAGCGCAGGTTCGTGCCACCAAGATCGGCGGCGAGCACGACATCGACCTTGCTCAGGACCTTCTTGGTCGTCTTCTTGCGTGTTTTCTTAATGGCCGGGCTCACTTACTCTTGGCGTCGTTCCCCTGATTGTGCTGAGCCAGCAGGAAAGTGGCAAGTTGAACACCGATCTCACCGAAAAATTTTCCGCGCTCGCCTCAGAGGCCTTTGTCCACGCACTCGAGCTCTCCGACCCCGCCCTGCTGGTGCGCGAGCAGCTCGAAATCGCGGGCGGCTCCGTGCGGACGGGAAAGCGCACCTGGGAGCGCGCCGGGCGCGTAGCAGTGATTGCTGCCGGCAAAGCCGCTGCGCCCATGGCGCGCGCGGCGGCGCAGGTGCTGGGAGGGCGCACAAGCGAAGGCCTTCTCGTCGCTCCCACGCTCCCGGATGAACTTCCCGCGGGCTTCGAGCCCATAGCCGCCGAACACCCCTCCCCCGGCGCGGGCAGCCTCAGGGCCGCCACACGCGCCGCGCGGATCGCAGGCGGACTCGGCGAGAATGACCTGCTCGTCCTGCTGCTCTCAGGCGGCGCCAGTTCCCTGCTCGGCGCACCGGCATCCGGCCTTTCACCAGACGCATTTCACCGCATCTGGGGCGCGCTGCTCTCGAGCGGCGCCGACATCATCGACATGAACATCGTGCGAAAGCACGCCTCGCTGCTGGGCGGAGGAAAGCTCGCGCTGCTTGCCGCCCCGGCCCGCGTCGAGACGCTTGCCATCTCCGACGTGCCGGGCGACGACCCGGCCAGCATCGGCAGCGGCCCGTGCGTTCCCGACGCTTCGACCTTTGCCCAGGCCCTTGGCGTCCTGGAGCGCTTCAACCTCACGCATGTCCATCCCGAAGTTGCGGGGCATTTCCGAAACGGCATTCAGGGGAAACTGCCCGAGACGCTAAGGCCTGAAGATCCGGTCGCCGCGCTGGCGGGGTTTACCCTGCTCGACTCGGCGCGCGAGGTTTTAAAGCGCATCAAGCTCCAGCTCACCCTCATTCCCGACGTGCGCATCTGGGAGAGCGCCCAGCTCGGCGGGATCGATTACCAGGTGCGGCGCCTTTTGAAGGAACTCGAAGGCGCGCCCACCGGGCGCCCTGCAGCCCTCCTTTGCGCGGGCGAGCCCACGGCGCCGGTCCCCCGGGATGCCGGCAGCGGCGGGCGGGCCAGCCATTTCGCGCTCGAATTCGCACTCACCGCAGAAAAAGCAGGCCCTGCCCGCTTCGTCCTGCTCTCGGGCGCCAGCGACGGGGCCGATGGCAACACCGGCGCGGCGGGCGCGCTGATCACCCACGAGAGCCTGCCACGCGCCCGCGCGCGGGGGCTTGCTCCCGAGGTTTTTCTCCAGCACTTCGATTCGGGTAGCCTGTTCGAGCAGACCGGCGAGGCGGTTTTTACCGGCCCCACCGGCACCAACGTCAGCGACCTTCGGATAGCAATCACATGGTGAAACTCAGAATTCTCTTTGCACTCTGCGCGCTGTTTCTTTCTGCCTGCGAGGAGCCGCCACCGGCCTCGCCCGACGAGGCCTCGCTCCAGCCGGAGATCGTCTGGGAGCTCCAGATTGAAGAGCCTTCGGGCCTTGCTGCGCTGCCGGACGGGCGCCTGCTCTCGGTGGGCGATGGCGACCGGGGAATCGTCTACGAGCTGGCCGTAAATGGTGAGCAGCTCTCCGTCACTCCCGCGAAGTTCAACCTGCGTGAGTTCGGGCACCTGCCCCACGCGGATTTTCCCGACAAGCAGGCCCCCGACCTCGAGGGCATCGCTCCCACCCGCGACGGGCGGCTGGCCGTGGCTGCCGAGTACTGGAACGAAATCTGGGAGATCGATCCGCGCCTGAAAGTCGTGGTCGGCCTCTGGCGTTTTCCCGAGATTGAAAACGATGGATCGATCGCCGAGTGTCTTGGCCCCACGCGCAATCACGGCGCCGAGGGCGTGGCCTTCGACCCGCTCCGCGGCATCGTACTGGGAATTCAGGAGCGTTGCCCGCCGGGACTCGTCATCTTCGAGGAGAAATCCGGGCGCGCCAAACGCACCTTCGCCCGCGCAGCACTCGATGAACGGCTGGGCCATGCCACCCCGCGCTACCAGATCACGACCGGCACACTGAGCGGCGCCGCCTGGGCCGGGCGTGCCGGCGCGTTCTATCTGCTCGACCGGCTGCGCCGGCACATCATCCTGCTGGAGGTGGGCCCCGACTTCGAGATCACCGAAAAAAGTCGCTGGAGCTTTGCCGGAACCTTTATCGAGCGCGGCAAGC
This window harbors:
- a CDS encoding TrkH family potassium uptake protein — translated: MRLSVILRILSRLLLVSAAALFVPLGVAIVYGEEHLMYWLLPAVGTIAVALGIQALPMLRRSRMENLRRREGFVAVTMGWLALTLPTALAYYFSGEFAGFAECFFESMSGFTTTGATVLTDIESLPPSVVFQRSFSHWIGGMGIIVLSVAVLPELGVGGMQLFSAESSGIDSDKLAPRIRSTARRLWTIYVGMTAIELVLLLLGGMTLFEAILHAFGTTATGGFSSRNASVGAFDSAYIDGVITLFMFLSGMSFALQYRAFVGMRPMRLVRSPEVRWYTYITAAAIAIVTWNLLDQDVYESLSQAFRYASFQVVSIITTTGYGTADFDQWPDASRLLLVLLMLIGGCAGSTAGGSKVVRLYVVVKHAGAQLKRLVRPRIVVPIQLGRREVTRETVEGILGFYLLYMGALLSGGLVMTILGMDLVSGFTAAASALNSIGPGLGTVGAARNFAEVHPAGMYLLSFGMLLGRLEIYTVLVLFSPHFWRKG
- a CDS encoding ROK family protein produces the protein MSPAIKKTRKKTTKKVLSKVDVVLAADLGGTNLRCALISARGRLISRVEVSSADGQSPAGMIALFGSAARGLVADAGLQHMPRIGIGVAGGIDAARGIVTQSPQFPKWKNFALGPRLEEALGTKVLLANDVDAALLGERWLGAAKGAQTVVAYWLGTGVGGALVLDGKLWNGPSGMAGELGHMLVDPAGERCNCGARGCLETISSATGIERAARKAARAGKPIKLDGKTARTAREVFEAAVAGDAQARAIWKRAGWALGESIGGLVNALSIDRVVIGGKVAGAGRFFLPELRRAAKARAFRYPGSRLHLELAELGDDAGLLGAASLALGK
- a CDS encoding DUF4147 domain-containing protein, yielding MNTDLTEKFSALASEAFVHALELSDPALLVREQLEIAGGSVRTGKRTWERAGRVAVIAAGKAAAPMARAAAQVLGGRTSEGLLVAPTLPDELPAGFEPIAAEHPSPGAGSLRAATRAARIAGGLGENDLLVLLLSGGASSLLGAPASGLSPDAFHRIWGALLSSGADIIDMNIVRKHASLLGGGKLALLAAPARVETLAISDVPGDDPASIGSGPCVPDASTFAQALGVLERFNLTHVHPEVAGHFRNGIQGKLPETLRPEDPVAALAGFTLLDSAREVLKRIKLQLTLIPDVRIWESAQLGGIDYQVRRLLKELEGAPTGRPAALLCAGEPTAPVPRDAGSGGRASHFALEFALTAEKAGPARFVLLSGASDGADGNTGAAGALITHESLPRARARGLAPEVFLQHFDSGSLFEQTGEAVFTGPTGTNVSDLRIAITW
- a CDS encoding tetratricopeptide repeat protein, encoding MSDQSWKQLLDEAEEAFENRDFVRAEVVCGKAMAAAEAVLDPADIGYSKILTATARAYAGQGRDEEAEPLFVQATEKAADVFGEAHHEVSRPMLAHAQFLLERKRYDESESLFRQAFALREKDFGDVHEELIRPLLGWAAILVVRNELSQAQLLIGRAYDIAEAKLPADDPRYGQVVQHYVRLLRELGRTQVAGEILERAKARGLK
- a CDS encoding site-specific DNA-methyltransferase; the protein is MARPADKATDTAFEPRVFDEQAIQSPGGSNYRLQVGEYWTARQRQMHPLHYAVSYRASFKPELPDYFIRRYTRPGEIVFDPFSGRGTTALQANLLGRVAWSADVSPLAERLVYPKTHPVSFAQIEERLSQIDFEGEDPASDRARLKPFYHAQTRRELHALRAYLSSQRDDVDRFIELIALSRLHGHSAGFFSRYSFPQISVSPRAQERINRTHDKTASYRCVPKLISRKAKRTLGDESALEIRKVSAKNRHWVADVRDLTDLPAGKVSLIVTSPPFLNKADYIQDNWLENWFLGIEPESYSKGVVQTHDLPTWETFIRGALFSMHRALKSGGHAVIEVGEVVSRKELVHLDERVVAMAESLAGDGQKWDVREVLIQQQEFTKLANCFAVDNNKKGTNTNRMVVLRKV
- a CDS encoding esterase-like activity of phytase family protein; amino-acid sequence: MVKLRILFALCALFLSACEEPPPASPDEASLQPEIVWELQIEEPSGLAALPDGRLLSVGDGDRGIVYELAVNGEQLSVTPAKFNLREFGHLPHADFPDKQAPDLEGIAPTRDGRLAVAAEYWNEIWEIDPRLKVVVGLWRFPEIENDGSIAECLGPTRNHGAEGVAFDPLRGIVLGIQERCPPGLVIFEEKSGRAKRTFARAALDERLGHATPRYQITTGTLSGAAWAGRAGAFYLLDRLRRHIILLEVGPDFEITEKSRWSFAGTFIERGKHAQYGNAEGIALAGDKLYLISDPGEGATSQLARFALPR